In Daphnia pulicaria isolate SC F1-1A chromosome 9, SC_F0-13Bv2, whole genome shotgun sequence, the genomic stretch TTTCTGACTTTGCTGGGAAATTAAACCCTTCAACATCTTTTGTAGAAAATGTTCCTTGGCTAACTCGTCCAGCTCTCCGAAATAATAGTCGCTCACGATGAACTGTTTGACGAGCTGCCACTGCTGACCTAGTGATGGGACTCGATTGGCCGGCAGGTGATGAATCTTGCGTGGTCTATTTTCCAAATGGGAGTGAATGTTGTTATCTTCGATAACGATCCCAGCCGATGGGAGATCTTGTTTGACGATCTGGATGCTGACAACTGCTTCCACTTGGTCGCTATCGCTAAGGTCAAATGAATCAGATGGGGCATGGCCGTCAGAATGAGCACGACGCTTGTCCGTCACAGGGGACCGCTGGGTGACTAGTCGTCCTCCCACATAACCATCAGCgataggagcagcagcagcagccagatcACCTTCAGTTGATTTGATCTGGGTGTGTTGTCT encodes the following:
- the LOC124313341 gene encoding uncharacterized protein LOC124313341, with translation MKRLVDIQFSTIIMSSALSYYTLFVGVAVIMTHLRGAESFTLRRIASSSASVKDSHEKSTAAAAIDRPERNSRQHTQIKSTEGDLAAAAAPIADGYVGGRLVTQRSPVTDKRRAHSDGHAPSDSFDLSDSDQVEAVVSIQIVKQDLPSAGIVIEDNNIHSHLENRPRKIHHLPANRVPSLGQQWQLVKQFIVSDYYFGELDELAKEHFLQKMLKGLISQQSQKN